A genomic region of Trypanosoma brucei brucei TREU927 chromosome 3, complete sequence contains the following coding sequences:
- a CDS encoding acyl carrier protein, mitochondrial precursor, putative, whose translation MQRSQLARKFATQVGAYSLLRGRCHAVSTWKVMATQAVTIPMYLPVRFHSEGHAAGEEAGRTGQYLLNKDDVLTRVLEVVKNFEKVDASKVTPQSHFVNDLGLNSLDVVEVVFAIEQEFILDIPDHDAEKIQSITDAVEYISQNPMAK comes from the coding sequence ATGCAGCGGTCTCAACTTGCAAGGAAGTTTGCCACACAGGTTGGCGCTTATTCTCTACTCCGTGGCCGGTGCCACGCAGTGTCGACATGGAAGGTTATGGCTACTCAAGCTGTTACTATTCCGATGTACCTTCCTGTTCGGTTTCACTCTGAAGGTCACGCAGCGGGGGAGGAAGCCGGTCGAACTGGGCAGTACCTCCTAAACAAAGATGACGTTCTGACACGTGTACTTGAAGTCGTCAAAAACTTTGAGAAAGTCGATGCCTCAAAGGTAACACCGCAGTCACACTTCGTCAATGATCTTGGATTGAACTCACTGGACGTTGTTGAAGTTGTTTTTGCTATCGAGCAAGAGTTTATTTTAGACATCCCAGATCATGATGCCGAGAAAATTCAGTCTATTACCGATGCAGTGGAGTACATTTCTCAGAACCCAATGGCCAAGTAA